The genomic DNA AATACTATCTCGCTCCTCCAGATGCTCCAAATATCATGCACACACGAGCAGGGCCGAGGTGGGAGTGAGTGCAGTGCGCTTCTGTCACCAGGTTTTGTGCATGATGTTTGGATGCTAGGCTAGCTGCATCTGACAGGAGAAGTTTGTGTTGTACCAGCGCATGCCTTGGAAAGACTTAAGTAATGCAAAAGATtgtcggtttttgtttttgttttattttgtatttttaatctaCTGACAAGTTGCTCTAGTAACCCAAAGAAGTGAAGGAGAAAGCAGCTGCCTCACCGCCCAGATGTTGATTTGTTCAGATGTTTCAATGCCTCATGATacaataaaaccacaaaaatttTCTTAAcagtttaaattgttttaattagttAAGTAGTTGGCTGGGCATCAATAATTCTGACCCATTGTCTCTCATGTCACCCTCCCCATCTGCCTCACTGTAACAGTACCTGCTGCAAGGAGCAAATTGAAGTAGCAGTCCCAACTAAGCTTCTCTCAAGCCTGCTAGGCCAGAGTCCTCTCCAGCCGGCTTGTCTTTGGAAAGCAGGGAAAGCTGAAAACAGGTCTAGCCTGAAGCGTCTCTTGTAATGAAGGCTCTTCCATCAGTTTTGTCTGACacctcctgtggcctctgctctgCGTAGGTTCAGGTCTAGTTGCAGGGTAGATGCTTCTCCTGTAGCACCTAGAAAGGCCTTGATAAAAAAACAGCTTCCCATGTTTAGACTTCTGGGTTGAAGTCCCAGATGAAGGGGCCTGGTCTGTTCCCAAAAGGGTCAGGATAACATTCAGAGTGCCCACACTCCCCGAGCAAAGCAAAAGACTGTACTGCCTGCTTGAGATATCAGAGCCAGGCCCCGTTGGGTGGGAGTATCAGTTCCACACTATAGAAGAAGTCAGTGCGAAGGAGTCGTGCGTGAGAGCTCTCCCCTCTGCAGGGCATTTCCACACCATCTCCTTACTTTGCACACACTCTTGCATACTCTTCAAATCCCAGGAAGTCTTAACTATTAGGGCAGCTTTTGCCCTGTTCCTTGGTTTGGGCACAGGTCTTGCCCAGTACAAATCTAGCTTTTCGTCCTTGAGACCTCTAGATAGTGTAAAACTGGTATCAAAATAGCAACTGCAGGCTAGAACCAAGCCCAAGATTTGGGTCTTAGGATTGGTCGGGCACACCTGAAAGTTTCCCCTCTCTTACCCCCATATCCTGCGTGTGAGGGGAGAGTAAAGATTTCTGCGTACTCCACAGGTTGCCCGGTTACACTGTCATAGCCCTGGACAGCACACAGGAGGTTTCAATGGGACTGATCTCTAAGCTGTTTGTATTGGGGGAAGTAGGGGTGAGGGAGAGGTAGATACCAGCTGCCTCTTAGTCCACCCTGTATAAAATCTGCAATACAGCTTCTTCCATGTACCTGTGCCTGAAATGTCTGCAATAAAAAGGTGTTTGTAAATTATGGTTTCTTTATTCCTAACTTAAAGTTGCCGTGTGGGACAAGGGGGTGCTGGGGACAGTCGGGAAACAGTGATAGTAGTTTTTGTGGTAGGAATCATCTCCCCTGCCCTTGCATTTCCTGGGCCTTTATAGCCTGACAAAGTGGTCTTGTTTACTTCTGAGATGGAACAGACTCCTACCAGTTCACCTTATTCAGTGTCTGAAAAGTTGCTACCTGCGGGTAGATTTCGCTCCGTTGTACTATTAGAGTTCTTCAGAATGGGGCAGGACCTGGGTTGAATTTGCAGCGACAGTGGGGCTTTACACAACCCAGTGCTCTGTGAGCATGCTCTTTTCTTGGTCTTGTAAATTTTCTCCACTGCTGGACTTGGGGGGAGCAGCGAGCCTAAGGAGTCTACCTCTTATAGGAACGGCTTGGTCTCTCAAAGCTCGGAACCTTTCTTCTGCAGTCGTTGTAGGTTCCGGGAGCTAAGGTAGTGGGACCGGAAGTGGAGGCGGTTGGTGGGGTTGGCGGGGCTCACGGGGCTCACGGACGCAGCCCGGGTGGCGGTTTGCGAACTGCGGCTACATTTTGTGTAGGGCTCTGTCTCCTGCTGTCTGGTGGGGTCGTAGCTGGGCGAAATTGGACAGTGCGTAGAGGTAGAGGAACTAACGTGCGAGCAGGACTCTCGTGGCCGGGCCCATGGCCTCCTGCGCGAGCATCGACATTGAGGACGCCACGCAGCATTTGCGGGACATCCTCAAGCTGGACCGGCCGGCCGGAGGTGAGCCGGGACGGAGTGGGTAGGCTCTTGGCGAAGAGGCCAACGTATGGTGTGGAGCTAGACTGTCCTCGGGTACCGCAGGTCCTTTTAGACAGGCTTTGAATCCTCCCGTTTGGTTACGGGGGACGGGACTTAAGAGTCATGAATGATTTCTAGGCACATCCAGAGAATGGCGCAGACCCCTGGACGTTAACCCTCTCCATCCTGTGCCAGATCATTCTGCCTTGTCTTTACGTGTTTTGGCGGAGGATAAGGCCCCTCCTCAGAATCCACCCAATCCATCTGGTTTCCTTGCCTCCAAACTCCAATGTTTTGAGGGCTGGCCCTGTACTCTCTCTCGCTATGGTTCAGAGGCCTGATACAATCAACGTCTGTTTAGCGAGTTCTCGGCCTAGAGTTAAGCTATATGCTGAAGAGCCTCTGTTCCCACTTTGCAACTTGCTTTTGCCCCTAAAGTGTAGACTGTAGGCTTGATGTTGCTCTGAAACCGATTTTCAGACAGAAGGTGGACAACCCCAAATTTCTTGTTGTTAGTGGATTGAAGACAAATCACAGACTCTGTAGCTCTGATTAGATTAGGTTCCGAACATCTGCAAGCCCATATGTTCCCAATTCATCAGAGTTTTACTTGGGCTTTCAGGATCCCCTTTGGGGCTACTCTTGTCAGGTAAGAGTTGCCAGGACAAAAAGCCAACGGCGTTGTAACATAATATTGTTATTGTAAAAGGATTTTTTTGGGTCCTGTGATGTTAATGGGGGTGGATAGAGGGCAGGTCTGAGAGAGGAAACTGTTTAGGTTAGGTCAGAGACTATATACAGGAGATTGAATGCTAGGAAAAGCACTCACGGTACTTATGAAAAAGGCACACATTACGAAAAGGAAATAGTATGTATGGAAAACTAGATTTTTCTGACTGACTCAGAGATATTTGAAAGTTGTAGTGGCTTGCTAGTGACAATggtatgcatgtagaggccatAATTAAGAGCTGCCTCTTCTCACACAGTTTTATGCTTGTTTttgggagcgggggggggggtgtcaggggGGGGAATCAGACCCAGACTGCTAAAGCAGGCACTGGTACTCACTCTCCAGTGGGTTTAGCAGGCAAATACACAGTTAATCTATTTGCTGCCTGAGACTGCTGGGCTTTGACTGGTGCCTGCAGTGTGGGCTCCCTTTACTCATGAGGTGGTTTGTGCCTCTGATGCCCATCATCAGCTGAGCAGACTATAGAGATTTGGTAGAGCCTGGCATGACTAACTGTAGAGCCTGGGGCTGTTGTTTATCCTCACAGTAAACTGCTTGGAAGGGAGAGTAGCCTGAGCTGCTAGAGTGGCTCTAGTCCTAGTGAAAGATAAAGGGTCTTTCTCTAGAAATTATTTGTTTAGTAActagaacctttttttttttttttttgcttttggtgttttgagacagggtctctccctgtatctgtggctgtcctggaacttgttgtaACAAGTTCTAAATACGCTAAAATACTGTCATTCCCAataccacacccccaccccatgcccaggcaggcctcaaactcagagatccatctgcctctacgtCCAGACTGCTGGGATCAATTACCCgcatcaccaccacctgctgATTGTTTtcaagtaactttttttttgagacagggtctctctctccctgtaacttggctgtcctggacttgctgtctaactcacagagatccttctgcctctgcctccttgagtgctgggattacaggagtgtgccatcgCACCCGACTTCAAGTAGCTTTTGCTTGTCGCTTTTTATTGAAGGACTTATCAGACCTAAGACTGTTTCATGATTGAAAACTTGGTCTTTTTCTGAAGCATCTTCCTGATAGCTGGGAGTTTGGGAAGGTGTGTCTGAACTAACACATTTTCCAACTTCGCCAGAAGGCAGGCCTAGCGGCACTCCCCTCTAGCCCCAGCGCTCAGCAAGCAGAGGCAACAGAGTGTCATTGGAAAGCCACATCAGGCTACATGTTGAGATCCaatggaaataaataagaaaataagtaactaCATAAATGGTtggagacagagctcagtggtagagcagttaTCTAGCATGTGCCaagccctgagttccaggcctgctacactaccaccatcaccccctcaaaaaaaaacaaagacccaCCTAGCATGCAAGGGATGTCCAGGACTCAAGTCACAGTACtaaggaagggtgggaccagctAGTGAAAACATCTAAAATCCTGTCATTCCTGATTGCGCCTCCCACCCCATGCCCACAGCTTCTCCTCTTTTCTAGTTCCCCATGTGCCTTTCCTTCTGAGTTTACCCGCCCAAGGTAACTAATTCAGTGTGTCaggtcccctcctctctccttgcaTTAGGAAACTCCACAAACTCTACCACTGTGTTTGTCTGAATTCTGGCACCTCACACACTCTCAGTTATCCTGTATTTTGCTTTAGAACTGTCAGTTTACTGGCTTCAGCTGactatgtaaaaattaaaattatgctaGCAtgtacttgtaattccagcacttaggagacagaagccagaagatccCTATTTCAAGGCCATCTGAACGATACAAGAaggtcctgtctttaaaaagagagggagTGATGAACTTTTGTGGCTCTCATGGTACAGAGGGAGAAGCTAAACAACCTAGTCTCATATCAGAGGCATTTGCAACCCTATTTTCCCTTTATCCTTCCcatgttttgtttctgggttgttttattgttttcatttcattatgtttgctttagatttattttatgtgtattttgtctgcatatatctGTGTCCCCATGTGGGCCTGgggcctgaggaggtcagaagagggtgtcatatccctTGGCGTTAGAGTCACAGATggatgtgaaccaccatgtaggtgctgaaaattgaacctctgcaagagcatcaagtgttcagttggtttggtttggggttttgggttttggaaacagggtctctctgtaaccttggctgtcctggacttgctttgcagactacgctggcctcgaactcacagagatctccctgcctctgcctccttgagtgctgggattacaggcgtgtaccacagtgcctggctgcagcaagtgctcttaaacacagAGCCATATCTGccacttctttctgttttcttttgagacaggatttcattatgGAATGTAGGCTGACCTGAACTTCATATATAGCCTAGCATGTCCCTTAATTcaagtctttctgcctcagcgtctcaggtgctgaaattacaggcatgtgccacaatatACAGCATTTCCCATGTTTGCATGTTGTAAATAAAACTGCGGTGACGTCCTGTCTTACCCTCCTTCAAGTCAAGTTTGTTTGCTGTTCTTAACCTAAGTATTAACTGGcctaactttttttcttttaattgtatgtgcattggtgttttgcctgcatgtatgtctgtgtgagggtgtcagatcttggagttacaggcagttgagctgccatgtgggtgctgggaattgaacccaggtcctttggaagagcagttagtgcttttaaccactaagccatctctccagccccaaactggCCTAattttgaggttttatttatttgcttagttttggttttggtgctgAATAGCAAACCAAGGGCCTCACATATAgtaaacaagcaggcaaacatgCTACCATTAAGCTGTGCCTCTGGCTTCATCAGAGGGTCTTTGCTGGTTTGACCCCTTCCACAGGTAGAAGAGTTCTGATGCTCATCCTTGGTcctgctatacacacacacttacaaaatgAGGAATGACCAGAGGCCCTCCTCCCCGTGGACATAATAAGTGTTTCTGAGTACTTTATGGTCTAGAGCTGTAGAGGAAGCTCATGGCAGGCAAAGCAACCATGTCAGTGTCCTTCTCTTTCCCTAGGCTCCAATTCGGAGAGCCAAAGGCCACCCAGTGCCTACAATGGAGACCTCAATGGGCTTCTTGTCCCGGACCCACTCAGTTCAGGTGATGGTAACTCAACAAACAAGCCTGGCATACGGACTATGCCACCCATTAACCTACAGGAAAAGCAGGTCATGTGAGTACCTAAGAAATAGTAACAGTGGTAGTGATAGCTTTGGGGGTTTTGCTTAGCTAAAGGGGTCAGATGGGCAagcagcctctgcttcctctcttctgGATGATCTGGGGCAGAGCCTATAATATGTCAAATTTATACTTACAGAAGAGATGAAGACAAGCTAAAGATTTAGCCTTTGTGCCTAGTGTGGAGTAGAATTACTCTCATTTGTCAGATGGGAGGTGAGCACAGAGTGAAGGAGCTGTGTACATGAGAACGGTGGACCAGGCAGAACTGGGAATCTGGGGCTAGTTGTCTTCATCAGGTAGTTGTGTCCTTAGAGCCCTCTGCTGAGCCTTCAGTGCGCGAGGAACTGGGTTTATGTACCTCTTCCAGCTGCCTCTCTGGAGATGACAGCTCTACTTGCATTGGGATTTTGGCCAAGGAGGTAGAAATTGTGGCCAGCAGTGACTCCAGCATTTCCAGCAAGGCACGGGGAAGCAACAAGGTGAGGCCCAGGGTTTTGTGGTCCACGTACTATATGGGAACACACTCAGCTTCTCATTTCTCTCATGCGTGCTGCTAATTCCTGTGGGAACCACCTTCAGTGTTGACACCCAGCCCTTGGAAATGTGTTCTGGGAGATGTCAGTGGGCTTGTACCTGTGACCTGTCCTGTCCTTAGGAGGTTTACCTACTCCAGTCCTCAGCTTCTTCAACTTACTTTGAGTTCTCAGGTGAAAATCCAGCCTGTCGCCAAGTATGACTGGGAGCAGAAATATTACTATGGCAATCTGATTGCAGTGTCTAACTCCTTCTTGGCGTATGCCATAAGGGGTAAGtagggatgtgggggggggggggtatttccAAGAAGGGAGGGTTCTGCTGGAAGCCCCAGAGATGTACATTCAGTGTCAAGCTATTCAGAGCCTACTCAGATGCTAGGGATACAGTAGAAGTTTGTTGGCTTCCTTGCCGTCACCCCGGGCTAGTCAGGAAAAGCAGGCTTGCTGCTGTAATGGCGGTAGTGGGGCAGGCAAGGGCAGGCTTGCTGCTGTGATGGCAGGAGTGGGCAGGCAAGGGCAGGCTTGCTGCTGTGATGGCAGGAGTGGGCAGGCAAGGGCAGGCTTGCTGCTGTGATAGCAGGAGTGGGGCAGGCAAGGGCAGGCTTGCTGCTGTGATGGCAGGAGTGGGGCAGGCATTGCAGGCCTCccgtgctgctgctgctcactaTTCTCTACTTTTCTCATTTCAGCTGCCAACAATGGCTCAGCAATGGTTCGTGTGATCAGTGTGAGCACTTCAGAGCGGACCCTGCTCAAGGGTTTCACAGGCAGTGTAGCTGATCTAGCTTTCGCACACCTCAACTCTCCACAGCTTGCCTGCCTGGATGAGGCTGGCAATCTTTTTGTGTGGCGCTTGGCTCTAGTTAAGGGTAAAATTCAGTATCCATTCCCAGGCAAGGGGACTGAAAAAGCAGAACTGGGCCTAGGGTTGGGGCTGCTCTGGGCTACCTCATCATCCACCTGGTGTCTAGCCTTAACTCCTACTTAGAGAAGAGATTTTAGTCCATATCCGGCAGCCAGAGGGCACGGCACTGAACCACTTCCGACGGATCATCTGGTGCCCCTTCATCCCTGAGGAAAGTGAGGACTGTTGTGAGGAAAGTAGCCCAACGGTGGCCCTGCTGCATGAAGACCGGGTGAGAGGCCTGGATATGGTGAAGGAAGGATCAGAACTGCCATATTGTGCACATGGCCTAAATACCTCCCTGTTCCCCTAGGCTGAGGTATGGGACCTGGATATGCTTCGCTCCAGCCACAGCACCTGGCCTGTTGATGTCAGCCAAATCAAGCAGGGCTTCATTGTGGTAAAAGGCCATAGCACGGTAGGCCTCTCTGCCTTTCCCCTCTCCTGTGCTCTTCATCTGTTCTCCATTTCCATAGCTTTACCAGTATGTTGCTAGTGGGGGTGTTGAACATAAATTGGCTCTCATTTGTACAGTtcgctcttctttttttttttttaatttaatgtacataactgctttatacctggaggccagaagagggcaccaaatctcattatagatggtcgtgagccaccatgtggttgctgggaattgaactctagtcctctggaagagcaagtggtgctcttaacctctgagccatctctccagccctacagtcCCCTCTTACTGTGGCTGTGCCCTGCAGGTCTGGTTTTCTCTGTAGCGCCCACTTCATTCGTTCAGTCACACAGAAGTGTGAGGCTGCTGTTGGTCATCCCCGTTCACTAACGTCCTCATTTAGGAAAGACTCATTCTTAGCTCCAGTAAGGAGCCAAAGCAAAGCTTTTTGGATTCTTCACAGTGCCTAAGCGAAGGAGCCCTCTCCCCTGATGGCACTGTCCTGGCTACTGCAAGCCATGATGGCTTTGTCAAGTTCTGGCAGATCTACATTGAAGGTCAGGATGAGCCAAGGTAAGGAAAGATCTGAGAGACCCTGGTCTCTACGCCCCATGTAGAAAGTGAGACAGATAATTACTCAGGCCCCTCATGTGTCTGTTTATAGGTGTCTTCATGAATGGAAGCCTCATGAGGGGCGGCCCCTTTCTTGCCTCCTGTTCTGTGATAACCATAAGAAACAGGatcctgagtgagtgagtgggcaTGCAAGCAGGCAGTGGGCTTATCTGTGGGCTCCTAGTTGGTAAACAGCCTTGTTGCTTTTCAGGGTCCCATTCTGGAGGTTCCTAATTACCGGCGCTGACCAGAATCGGGAGCTGAAAATGTGGTGCACAGTGTCCTGGACCTGTCTGCAAACCATTCGGTAAATTAGAGCTAGGGAGTTGAGAATAGGCCAGGGATATGGCTTCTTTGCGTTGTGCCTTATTTGGTCCACTTCTTGGCTTCCTAGCTTCTCCCCAGATATCTTCAGCTCAGTGAGTGTACCTCCCAGCCTCAAAGTTTGCTTGGACCTCTCAGCAGAGTATCTGATTCTTAGTGACGTGCAACGAAAGGTAGGCTGCTGTGGTGTACCCTGGGAAGAGCTGGTGTGGTTGGGCAGGGCAAGATATGTGACATAGCCACAGCCCTCACATCTGAGCTCACGTAGGAATGTCTTACTCATGCAGGTCCTCTATGTGATGGAGCTGCTGCAGAACCAGGATGAGGGCCGTGCTTGCTTTAGCTCCATCTCTGAGTTCCTGCTCACCCACCCGGTGCTGAGCTTTGGCATCCAGGTTGTGAGTCGCTGCCGGCTGCGGCACACTGAGGTGCTGCCTGCTGAGGAGGAGAATGACAGTCTGGGGGCTGGTGAGGTGCCCCAGGCTCAGGGCTATATGTTGGTATGTGGGAAGAGTCCTGGCACAGAGCAGGCCAAGGGCCTAATGGTCCACATTGTCCTTTCAGAGAGTTCCCACGGAGCTGGTGCCTTGGAATCTGCAGCTGGTGTGCTTATCAAGCTTTTTTGTGTGCATACTAAGTGAGTGTGTCAGGGAGGCCTGCCTTGTCCTGTCTATGTTCCCCCTACCCTCCTGGCCCTGGCTTGCTGGAGTATTCTGTTCTCCCCCTCTCTTATTCTTTAGGGCACTGCAAGATGTACAGATTCGCTTCCAGCCACAGCTGAACCCTGATGTGGTGGCTCCACTCCCTACCCACACTGCTCACGAGGACTTCAGTGAGTAAGGGAATAGAAGGAAGGCAGGTTACACTGATGTGGTTCTGAGATCTGACTAAGCAGCTTTCCCAACAGCATTTGGAGAGTCTCGACCTGAACTAGGCTCTGAGGGGCTAGCTTCAGCTGCTCATGGGTCCCAGTCTGACCTCCGACGCATTGTGGAACTGACTGCACCTGCAGACTTCCTCAGTCTAAGCAATGAGACCAAGCCTAAGTTGATGACACCTGATGCTTTTATGACACCCACCGCTTCCCTGCAGCAGGTACTTCCTTAATGAAAAGAGGTCTGGTCATGTCCTGTTAGCTGACCTTAGTGCTCATTCTCTGGATCTTCCCAGATCTCTGCGtcccccagcagcagcagtagcagcagcagcagcagcagtagcagcagcagcagcagtagcagcagctcTCTAACAGCCGTGTCCGCTGTGAGCAGCTCCTCAGCTATGGACCCCTCCTTGCCCAGGTAAGGCAATACTCAGAATTGGGTGATAGCAGAATCTAGGGCCAGATTGTGACAAATTGCTGTGCTTTGCCTTTCTGCTGGTAGGCCACCTGAGGAGCTGACCTTGAGCCCCAAGCTGCAACTGGATGGCAGCCTGACaatgaacagcagcagcagcctgcaggCAAGCCCTCGAAGCCTCCTTCCTGGCCTGCTCCCAGGCCCAACTGACAAATTGACTCCTAAGGGAcctgggcaggtgtgtgtgtgtgtgtgtgtgtgtgagagagagagagagagagagagagagagagagagagagagagagagagagagagagaatgtatatgtaaaatgctGAGTAACAGGTGGAAGACAGGCTTCATATTTCCTGAAAGGTTAGAGTACCCTTTCATGTTCCCTGgaggcatctcctcagcctcctatCCCCACCTCTTGTGAGCTGGGGCCCTTCTTTCCTCATGTATCTCTTTTCCCTGTTACCTTGTCTCTCATCACTATAGGTACCAGTACCTTGTCTCTGTGCCCTTTACGCCTTATTACTTAAGCTTCCATCTTTGACCCTTCTCAGGTATCTACTGCTGCCTCTGCACTATCCTTGGATTTGCAGGAAGTAGAGCCACTGGGGCTACCCCAGGCCTCCCCGAGTCGCACCCGTTCCCCTGATGTGATCTCCTCAGCATCTACTGCCCTGTCCCAGGACATCCCTGAAATTGCCTCTGAGGCCCTGTCCCGTGGCTTTGGCTCCTCTGTTCCTGAGGGCCTCATCGAGCCAGACAGTATGGCCTCAGCTGCCTCAGCACTACACCTATTGTCTCCTCGGCCCAGGCAAGGCCCTGAACTTGGCTCTCAGCTTGGCCTGGATGGAGGCCCTGGGGATGGGGATCGGCACAGTACCCCCTCCCTACTGGAAGCAGCCTTGACCCAGGAGGTTGCAACCCCTGACAGTCAAGTCTGGCCTACAGCACCTGACATTACTCGTGAGACCTGTAGTACACTGACAGAAAGGTGAGAAGCTTAGGAGGGGGAAAGTATGCTAATGGGTGTGTAGGCATTAGAACTATCTACGACTGAGTCAGTGTGTTTCCTTAGCCCCAGGAATGGCCTCCAGGAAAAGCACAAAAGTCTGGCCTTCCACCGGCCGCCTTACCACCTACTGCAACAACATGACAGTCAGGACACCAGTGCTGAGCAAAGGTAAGCACTATCCTGCTGTATGCTTTTCCTCTCACAACAGAAATAATAGGCTGATAGGGGCTGGCATGGCGTAGGTGCTTAGCCCTCCTTCCCTTCAACAGTGACCATGATGATGAGGTTGccagccttgcctctgcctcaggaggtTTTGGCAGCAAAATTCCCACTTCACGGCTGCCTGCCAAGGATTGGAAGACTAAGGGATCCCCTCGGACTTCACCCAAGCTcaagaggaaaagcaagaagGATGATGGGTAGGAGAGTTTGGGGACCGGGACTAGGGGTGGTCTCCATGCTGCCTGATGTGACCTGCAGTGCTTCTTGCCTGTATAGGGATTCAGCTGTGGGATCCCGGCTCACAGAGCACCAGGTATGTAATGGAGTACCTTTCTACCCATAGGACCCCATCCCACAAGGGTGGGAGGGACTTTGAGCTATTCTTTTTCCTGGTGGGTAGGGTAAGTTGTCAGTGCTTCTGGCAGGTGACATCACCCCCTGAGGACTGGCCAGCACTAATTTGGCAGCAGCAAATAGAGCTGGCAGAGCTATGGCACAACCAAGAGGAGCTGCTACAGCGTCTTTGTGCCCAACTTGAAGGTCTACAGAGCACTGTCACTGACCATGTAGAACGTGCCCTGGAGACACGGCATGAGCAAGAACGTATCCTTGGGGTGGTGGCACAGCATTGTAGTAGGGCACTGCAGCATCCTTGCCTAGGAAATGTGTAGGTCCTGTTCCTTAGCTCCACCACAGAACGGCGGCTTGAGCGGGCACTGGCTGAAGGGCAGCAGCGGGGTGGACAGCTACAGGAGCAGCTGACGCAGCAGCTGTCCCAGGCACTGTCTTCAGCTGTGGCTGGGCGACTAGAGCGCAGCATAAGGGATGAAATCAAGAAGACAGTCCCTCCATGTGAGTTTTTCATGAGATGCCTTTGGAGTGGGCCAGGTGGGTGTTAGGCACTGTGAAACAATTTCTGATTCCATCCACTCCTCTTAGGTGTCTCCAGAAGTCTGGAGCCTGTGGCAGGCCAACTAAGCAACTCAGTGGCTACCAAACTTACAGCTGTGGAAGGCAACATGAAAGAGAATATCTCCAAACTACTCAAGTCCAAGGTGATATAGAGTCCAAGATGGGGGAAGTGTGGCTAGGCAGGCCAGATTGGACTCAGGCTTTCAACTTGACCCCTCCCTATATTCTAGAACTTGACAGATGCCATTGCCCGAGCAGCTGCAGACACATTACAGGGACCAATGCAGGCTGCCTACCGGGAAGCCTTCCAGAGTGTAGTACTGCCAGCTTTTGAGAAGAGTTGCCAGGCTATGTTCCAGCAAATCAATGACAGCTTTAGACTGGGCACGCAGGAATGTGAGTGGCGTCATAAATCCCAATAGTAGGAATGGTTGTACCCTGTCATCTTCCCTTCGTGATCtctgggggttttttttgttttgttttttgtttttgttttttgttttttgtttttgtttttcgagacagggtttctctgtgtagccttggccatcctggactcactttatagaccaggctggccccgaactcagagcgatccgcctgcctctgcctctcaagtgctgggattaaaggcgtgcgccaccacgcccggcccgtgATCTCTGTTTTTATCCTTTAGATTTGCAGCAGCTAGAGAGTCACATGAAGAGCCGGAAGGCACGTGAACAGGAAGCTAGGGAACCTGTGCTGGCCCAGCTTCGAGGCCTGGTCAGCACCCTGCAGAGTGCCACTGAGCAGATGGCGGCCACTGTATCCAGCAGTGTTCGGGCTGAGGTGCAACACCAGCTGCATGTGGCTGTGGGCAGGTGTGTGGGCATGGCTCTGGGCTAGGTGGTAGGTTTAGGATGGGCCAGAACAGGCTTCCTATCCACCTCATTGGCTCACTTCTCTTTgcagcttgcaggagtcaattTTAGCACAAGTGCAACGCATTGTTAAGGGTGAAGTAAGTGTGGCCCTTAAGGAGCAACAGGCTACCGTCACCTCCAGCATCATGCAGGCCATGCGATCAGCTGCCGGCACACCTGTCCCCTCTGCCCACCTCGACTGCCAGGCTCAGCAAGCCCACATCTTGCAGTTACTGCAGCAGGGCCACCTCAACCAGGCCTTCCAGCAGGTATAATAGAGTTAACCCTTAATAATGGAGTGTCACCTGACAGAATCAAATGCCCATTTCTCCAGCAGTCTCTGCTCTGTATGGCAGACTGGTTCTTTTTGGCTTC from Acomys russatus chromosome 26, mAcoRus1.1, whole genome shotgun sequence includes the following:
- the Edc4 gene encoding enhancer of mRNA-decapping protein 4 isoform X3 is translated as MASCASIDIEDATQHLRDILKLDRPAGGSNSESQRPPSAYNGDLNGLLVPDPLSSGDGNSTNKPGIRTMPPINLQEKQVICLSGDDSSTCIGILAKEVEIVASSDSSISSKARGSNKVKIQPVAKYDWEQKYYYGNLIAVSNSFLAYAIRAANNGSAMVRVISVSTSERTLLKGFTGSVADLAFAHLNSPQLACLDEAGNLFVWRLALVKGKIQEEILVHIRQPEGTALNHFRRIIWCPFIPEESEDCCEESSPTVALLHEDRAEVWDLDMLRSSHSTWPVDVSQIKQGFIVVKGHSTCLSEGALSPDGTVLATASHDGFVKFWQIYIEGQDEPRCLHEWKPHEGRPLSCLLFCDNHKKQDPEVPFWRFLITGADQNRELKMWCTVSWTCLQTIRFSPDIFSSVSVPPSLKVCLDLSAEYLILSDVQRKVLYVMELLQNQDEGRACFSSISEFLLTHPVLSFGIQVVSRCRLRHTEVLPAEEENDSLGAESSHGAGALESAAGVLIKLFCVHTKALQDVQIRFQPQLNPDVVAPLPTHTAHEDFTFGESRPELGSEGLASAAHGSQSDLRRIVELTAPADFLSLSNETKPKLMTPDAFMTPTASLQQISASPSSSSSSSSSSSSSSSSSSSSSLTAVSAVSSSSAMDPSLPRPPEELTLSPKLQLDGSLTMNSSSSLQVSTAASALSLDLQEVEPLGLPQASPSRTRSPDVISSASTALSQDIPEIASEALSRGFGSSVPEGLIEPDSMASAASALHLLSPRPRQGPELGSQLGLDGGPGDGDRHSTPSLLEAALTQEVATPDSQVWPTAPDITRETCSTLTESPRNGLQEKHKSLAFHRPPYHLLQQHDSQDTSAEQSDHDDEVASLASASGGFGSKIPTSRLPAKDWKTKGSPRTSPKLKRKSKKDDGDSAVGSRLTEHQCFWQVTSPPEDWPALIWQQQIELAELWHNQEELLQRLCAQLEGLQSTVTDHVERALETRHEQEQRRLERALAEGQQRGGQLQEQLTQQLSQALSSAVAGRLERSIRDEIKKTVPPCVSRSLEPVAGQLSNSVATKLTAVEGNMKENISKLLKSKNLTDAIARAAADTLQGPMQAAYREAFQSVVLPAFEKSCQAMFQQINDSFRLGTQEYLQQLESHMKSRKAREQEAREPVLAQLRGLVSTLQSATEQMAATVSSSVRAEVQHQLHVAVGSLQESILAQVQRIVKGEVSVALKEQQATVTSSIMQAMRSAAGTPVPSAHLDCQAQQAHILQLLQQGHLNQAFQQALTAADLNLVLYVCETVDPAQVFGQPPCPLSQPVLLSLIQQLASDLGTRSDLKLSYLEEAVMHLDHSDPITRDHMGSVMAQVRQKLFQFLQADPHNSLGKAARRLSLMLHGLVTPSLP